Proteins found in one Oryza glaberrima chromosome 4, OglaRS2, whole genome shotgun sequence genomic segment:
- the LOC127770171 gene encoding uncharacterized protein LOC127770171 — translation MKSLVGTKSIVQIASELTNPETGAWPSAVDVCRAIYNWTWSIPNGAEIMNNLEEAAETHKERIAAAPIPLAEHFALVLGRKPNHSRGVGIGAVNQGAQERYRIHARAEAADQRASDAQNQAAALAEEVERLTEAKNQLRDELRFQREELNSQKKTVEEQSVDMERLMDQKLEETMNRMMARMGAAGAASSIPSSSASTPTN, via the exons ATGAAGTCACTTGTTGGAACAAAGTCTATAGTGCAAATAGCATCTGAATTG ACAAACCCTGAGACTGGTGCATGGCCTAGTGCTGTTGATGTTTGCAGAGCAATATACAATTGGACATGGTCTATTCCTAATGGAGCAGAAATAAtg AACAATCTTGAGGAAGCAGCTGAAACACACAAGGAAAGGATTGCTGCTGCTCCAATCCCATTGGCTGAGCATTTTGCACTGGTTCTTGGTAGAAAGCCAAACCATTCGCGTGGTGTTGGCATTGGTGCAGTCAACCAAGGGGCTCAAGAAAGGTATAGGATTCATGCACGAGCTGAGGCTGCTGACCAACGTGCTAGTGATGCACAAAACCAAGCAGCTGCATTGGCTGAAGAAGTTGAGAGATTGACAGAGGCGAAAAATCAATTGCGTGATGAGCTGCGGTTTCAACGTGAAGAGCTAAATTCTCAGAAGAAAACTGTTGAGGAACAAAGTGTTGATATGGAACGTTTGATGGACCAGAAGCTGGAGGAAACGATGAATAGAATGATGGCTCGCATGGGCGCTGCTGGTGCTGCTTCTTCCATTCCTTCATCCTCTGCAAGTACACCAACCAACTAG